The following proteins come from a genomic window of Amaranthus tricolor cultivar Red isolate AtriRed21 chromosome 14, ASM2621246v1, whole genome shotgun sequence:
- the LOC130800357 gene encoding uncharacterized protein LOC130800357 has protein sequence MEFCPSCANLLQYEMSNPARFFCRTCPYVSAIEPKVKIKRSVQLAHKEATPIAVGQKNVGPTTEAPCPKCHHGKASFYQMQTRSADEPMTIFYTCLNESCGHKWKED, from the exons atggaATTTTGCCCCAGTTGTGCGAATTTACTCCAATATGAAATGAGTAATCCCGCTAGGTTTTTCTGTCGCACATGTCCATATGTGTCTGCTATAGAACCGAAG GTGAAAATTAAGAGATCAGTGCAGCTTGCCCATAAAGAGGCAACACCAATTGCTGTAGGGCAAAAGAATGTAGGGCCAACCACCGAGG cTCCATGTCCAAAATGTCATCATGGCAAAGCGAGTTTTTACCAAATGCAAACGAGATCAGCTGATGAACCAATGACAATATTTTACACATGCTTGAACGAGAGTTGTGGCCACAAATGGAAAGAAGATTAA
- the LOC130800358 gene encoding calcium-dependent protein kinase 10-like, with protein MGNCNACIRPEELSKQTPKPKKKLTRPNPYSTNHHQPAPVRVLKDIIPAVGPRITDKYIIGRELGRGEFGVTYLCTDRETKDRLAVKSISKRKLRTAIDVEDVRREVAIMSTLPVHSNIVRLKAVYEDNEAVHLVMELCEGGELFDRIVARGHYSERAAATVAKTVAEVVKMCHDNGVMHRDLKPENFLFANKKENSALKAIDFGLSVFFRPGERFTEIVGSPYYMAPEVLRRNYGPEVDVWSAGVILYILLCGVPPFWAETEQGVALAILRGVIDFKREPWPQISESAKSLVKQMLDPDPNKRLTAQQVLEHPWIQNAKKAPNVPLGDIVRTRLKQFAGMNRFKKKALRVIAEHLSVEEVEIIKDMFMLMDTDRDGKITFEELRAGLRKVGSQLAEPEIKLLMDVADVDGNGYLDYGEFVAVTIHLQKMENDEHFHRAFMYFDKDGSGYIELDELRDALADESAETESDVLTEIMREVDTDKDGRISYEEFVAMMKTGTDWRKASRQYSRERFKSLSLNLMKDGSLQLHDGMTGQAVVV; from the exons ATGGGTAACTGCAACGCTTGTATCAGACCCGAAGAACTTTCCAAACAAACGCCCAAACCCAAAAAGAAACTAACCCGACCCAACCCATACTCCACAAACCACCATCAACCCGCCCCAGTCCGTGTCCTTAAAGACATAATCCCCGCCGTCGGCCCGCGTATAACCGATAAATACATAATAGGCCGCGAATTGGGCCGCGGCGAATTCGGGGTTACATACTTATGCACAGACCGTGAAACAAAAGACCGGCTCGCTGTAAAATCGATTTCCAAAAGAAAGCTTCGAACTGCCATTGATGTAGAAGATGTAAGAAGAGAAGTAGCTATTATGTCTACTCTTCCGGTTCATTCAAATATAGTCCGGCTTAAAGCGGTTTATGAAGATAATGAAGCGGTTCATTTAGTTATGGAGTTGTGTGAAGGTGGTGAATTGTTTGATAGGATTGTTGCTCGTGGACATTATTCGGAACGGGCGGCGGCTACGGTTGCGAAAACGGTTGCAGAAGTTGTTAAAATGTGTCATGATAATGGTGTTATGCATAGAGATTTGAAACCGGAGAATTTTTTGTTtgctaataagaaggaaaattCTGCTCTTAAAGCTATTGATTTTGGTCTCTCTGTTTTCTTTCGTCCTG GGGAAAGGTTCACAGAAATAGTAGGGAGCCCATATTACATGGCCCCAGAAGTACTAAGGAGGAATTATGGgcctgaggtggatgtgtggagTGCAGGAGTTATATTGTACATCCTCCTTTGTGGGGTTCCTCCTTTTTGGGCAG AAACTGAGCAAGGTGTGGCTTTGGCGATTTTGCGGGGGGTTATTGATTTTAAGAGGGAGCCTTGGCCTCAAATATCTGAAAGTGCCAAGAGCCTTGTCAAACAGATGTTGGATCCAGACCCTAACAAGAGATTGACTGCTCAACAAGTTCTTG AACACCCTTGGATACAGAATGCTAAGAAAGCTCCAAATGTTCCGTTGGGAGATATCGTTAGGACAAGACTCAAGCAGTTTGCTGGCATGAATAGATTCAAAAAGAAGGCTCTAAGG GTCATAGCTGAACATTTATCAGTTGAAGAGGTAGAAATAATCAAAGATATGTTTATGTTGATGGATACTGACCGCGATGGAAAAATAACATTCGAAGAATTAAGGGCTGGTCTCCGAAAGGTTGGTTCCCAGCTTGCTGAACCAGAGATAAAGCTCCTTATGGACGTC GCTGATGTAGATGGGAACGGTTACTTGGACTACGGTGAGTTTGTAGCAGTTACGATTCACTTGCAGAAAATGGAAAACGATGAGCATTTCCATCGAGCGTTCATGTACTTTGACAAAGACGGAAGTGGTTACATCGAGTTAGATGAGCTTCGAGATGCCTTGGCTGACGAATCAGCTGAGACAGAATCTGATGTTCTAACTGAGATCATGCGCGAAGTTGATACCGACAAG GATGGTAGGATAAGTTACGAGGAATTCGTAGCAATGATGAAAACCGGGACTGATTGGAGAAAGGCTTCAAGGCAATACTCAAGAGAAAGATTCAAGAGTTTGAGTCTTAACTTAATGAAAGATGGTTCATTACAGCTTCATGATGGGATGACTGGCCAAGCTGTAGTGGTTTAA